ACCGCCGTGCGGCCGTTTGTGCAGGACCATGGCTTGGGGCAAACCACTCTGGGTTTTCGAATCGGCGGATTTGCCTATTCGACTGACCTTGTTGATTTGCCCGACGCGAGTTGGAAAGTCCTTTCCAATCTTGATTTGTGGATTGTCGATTGCCTTCAGATAAAACCCCACCCGACGCACTCACACTTGGAAAAAACACTCCGATGGATTGAAAAAATCCAACCACAAAAAACAATACTTACCCATATGAACCACAGTTTGGACTATGATTGGTTAATCCGGAACTGCCCTGAAGGAGTCCAGCCGGGCTACGATGGCTTGACGATTGATTTATGAGAATTCGAGAGTATCGGCAATTAGGCTTAAGAAATTATTCGATTCTTTCCCCGCCGGATTGGTTCACAGTCGGAGGCAGGGTTTCTCCAGCACCACTCCTTGATGTTTCAGCACAGGAGCTGTGGCTTCTCTGGCTTTATATCGCCGAAAACGCACCACGCACCGATTGTTTGGAAGCAAACCCTGAAACCTTGACGTCGCACCATTCCCAAAAGACGCGGTATCTCCACTTGCCTGATGATATTTGGGCCGAGATCGTTCCCTTGGGCGAGCAACAATCCACGATCGCAATACTTAGTCGATCTCGATATGGAATGATCGATTTCGGTATCAATCAAAAGCGGGTTGCCCGTTGGACAACCCGCCTGATCAACCGCACAAAAGCATGGAAACGACTTAGCGGCATGCGTGAGGGGGTCTAACTCATACCGGAGTTGTGATTTCCTCTCGACTGCGCAACCGCGAACCAATCCACCGGGCTGTAACGTAGAAAACAGGCGTAAAAATAAGCCCGAAGAAGGTAACGCCCAACATTCCAGAGAACACTGCAGTCCCCAGGGATTGCCGCATCTCCGCACCGGCACCACTGGCAATCAACAGCGGCACGACCCCCAAAATAAAAGCAAAAGATGTCATCAGAATCGGACGCAGTCGGCGCTGGGCAGCCTCGACAGCCGCCTCGCGCCGGGTCAACCCATTCTCTTCTGCCTGTTTTGCAAACTCGACAATCAGGATTGCGTTCTTTGCCGCGAGACCAATCAGAACGACAAACCCTATCTGGACCAGCAGATTGTTGTCCAAGCCCCGAATATTCACGCCAACAACAGCTGCAAGCAAACACATTGGCACGATCAAGATGACTGCGAGAGGTAGCAGCCAACTCTCGTAGAGAGCCGACAAAAGTAAGAACACGAAGACAACAGCCATGCCAAACATGATTAAGGCCGTGTTACCTGCCAGCTTTTCTTGCAGGGCTAGCTCCGTCCATTCGAAGCCTATGCCATCAGGCAAGCTCTCCGCCATCAACGCTTCAACGGCTCCGATCGCCTCGCCCGTCGAGATACCCGGCGCCGCACTGCCTTGAATATCAATCGCCGGATAAAGGTTGTAGCGCGGCAGCCGCACTGGCCCGGTCGTGTCCCGCAGGCTGGCGACCGTGCCGAGGGGAACCATGGACCCATCTGCAGAGCGGGTTCTTAAGGCCAGTACATCAGAGGATTCTTTCCTGTGTTGCCCCTCAGCTTGGGCTATAACTCGATAAGTACGACCTAGAAAATTGAAATCGTTGACATAACTAGAACCAAGATAAATTTCTAGGGTGTCAATTAGATCATCAATCGGCACCTGCAGCATTTCCGCGCGTGTGCGATCTATGTCGGCGTAGATACGCGGCGTTCGGGTATTGAAGAATGTGAAGGTACGAGTCAAAGACGGGTCCTGGTTTGCCTGGGCCGTAATGACTCCTGCAGCTTCCTCCAGCACCTCCAACCCGCGACCATTTAGGTCCTGCAGATACAGCTTCCATCCCCCACTGTTACCAATTCCACGCACTGGAGGCGGGGCAATAACGAAAGACAAGGCGTCTTGAATCTCCATCACCGCCATCTGCGCATTCTGCAAAATGGTTCCGGCATCGAGTCCCCTTGCAACTCGTTCCTCAAAGGGAAGGAGGGGTAGGAATATCACGCCTGCACTGGAAGAGGTCGTGAAGGTAGAACCGTCAAGCCCGACAATGGATACGACATTCGCAACGCCGGGTGTTTTCGCAAATATCTCGGCCGCCTGACGCATAACCTCGTCTGTACGTGACAACGAGGCACCGGGGGGAAGCTGCGTAACCGCTATTAAGTAACCCTGGTCCTGTTCCGGAATGAAGCCGGTTGGCGTGTTCTTGAACTCAGTCACGGTCAGGGCCACCAATCCACCGTAGAGTACGAGAACGAATAGACTCCCTCGGACCAGGCGAAGCGTCAGCCGCCCATACAGGTGCTCCGTACGACTAAAGATCCAATTGAATCCTTGGCCAATCGCGCTGAACGGCAACAGCAACACTCGGAACAGCGCGGGTGGGCGCCGCACATCTGCGCGCGACTTTAGGAGTATGCCGGCGAGGGCAGGGGATAGGGTAAGAGAAACCAAAGCCGAGATAATCGTAGCAGTAGCGACAGTGAGCGCAAACTGCTTGAAGAAGGCCCCTGAAATCCCGGTGATAAAGGCCGTGGGAATAAAGACAGCGGACAGCACGAGTGCAATGGCGATCAAAGCCATTCCTACCTCATCCATAGTGCGGTGCGCGGCTTCCTTTGGCGCCAATCCTTTGGAAATGTAATGCTCGACGTTCTCGACGACCACGATCGCGTCATCCACGACAATGCCAATTGCTAGCACCAGCCCGAACAACGACAAATTGTTGAGAGAAATATCCAAGGCCGCCATCACCGCAAAGGTACCGATCAATGATACGGGAATGGCGATAATCGGGATTATCGAAGCTCTCCAACTTTGTAAAAAGAGCATAACAACAAGAATGACCAGCAAAACAGCTTCGATGATGGTCCGGTAAATTTCATCAATCGATTTCTGGATGTAGTCCGTTGGGTTATAGACGATTCTGTAATCGATGCCCTGCGGCATTGATTCAGCGATGTCTTCCATTTCTGCGATGATATCGGCAGCTGTCTCCAAGGCGTTGGAACCGGGTCGTTGAAAAATCCCAATCGGCAACGCCGAACTGCCGTCAAGATAACCAATCGTGTCGTAGTTTTGGGCGCCCAACTCGACCCGCGCAACGTCACGAAGCCGCACCGTCCGTCCGCCGCTACCTTGTTTGATGATGATGTTGCCGAACTCGCCGGTTTCTAGCAGACGACCTTGCGTCTGAATACTTACCTCAAAAGCATCCTGGCTGTGCATTGGCGACTGGTTCAAAACACCTGCTGCGACCTGCACATTGTTCTCGCGCAACGCGGCAACGATCTCGGTTGCCGTCATATTAAAGGACGCGGCCCTTTCCGGATCGATCCAAACCCGCATCGCATAAGCACGTTCTGCAAATAATCGCGCCTCACCAACTCCATTGATGCGAGCCAGCCGATCTACAACTTGGGTCTTTGCATAGTTCGATACATAAAGGCTGTTACGCGTATCATCGGGCGAAAGAATATGAATGACCATCATCAGGTCCGGCGAATTCTTTCGCACATCGATTCCCTGACGTTGTACAACGTCAGGGAGTAGGGGCTCGGCAAGCGAAACGCGGTTTTGCACCAACACTTGAGCGATATCAAGATCCGTACCGGTCTGAAAGGTTACCGTAAGGGATGTCGTGCCGCTGGCAGTGTTCTCCGAGCGCATGTAAAGCATGTTCTCGACGCCATTGATCTGTTGCTCAAGCACGGATGCGACCGTGTCAGCAGCAATCTCAGCGGTCGCACCCGGATAGTTGGCGGTGACCGTGACGCTTGGCGGGGCAATCTCGGGATACTGGGTTACGGGCAATTGCAGATATGCAATTACTCCAACTAAAACAATGAGGATGGATAGAACCGACGCAAAAATCGGCCGATCTACACTGAAGTGCGCGATTTTCACTGGCCGCCTCCGGTCGAGCCTTGGAGGGCCTCAAGTGAGATTACCTCTGGTGCCACCTTGGAACCCGGTCTTGCCCTAAGCAATCCTTTGACGATTACCTCGTCGTTCAGG
This is a stretch of genomic DNA from Limibacillus halophilus. It encodes these proteins:
- a CDS encoding DUF1499 domain-containing protein; the protein is MRIREYRQLGLRNYSILSPPDWFTVGGRVSPAPLLDVSAQELWLLWLYIAENAPRTDCLEANPETLTSHHSQKTRYLHLPDDIWAEIVPLGEQQSTIAILSRSRYGMIDFGINQKRVARWTTRLINRTKAWKRLSGMREGV
- a CDS encoding efflux RND transporter permease subunit — translated: MKIAHFSVDRPIFASVLSILIVLVGVIAYLQLPVTQYPEIAPPSVTVTANYPGATAEIAADTVASVLEQQINGVENMLYMRSENTASGTTSLTVTFQTGTDLDIAQVLVQNRVSLAEPLLPDVVQRQGIDVRKNSPDLMMVIHILSPDDTRNSLYVSNYAKTQVVDRLARINGVGEARLFAERAYAMRVWIDPERAASFNMTATEIVAALRENNVQVAAGVLNQSPMHSQDAFEVSIQTQGRLLETGEFGNIIIKQGSGGRTVRLRDVARVELGAQNYDTIGYLDGSSALPIGIFQRPGSNALETAADIIAEMEDIAESMPQGIDYRIVYNPTDYIQKSIDEIYRTIIEAVLLVILVVMLFLQSWRASIIPIIAIPVSLIGTFAVMAALDISLNNLSLFGLVLAIGIVVDDAIVVVENVEHYISKGLAPKEAAHRTMDEVGMALIAIALVLSAVFIPTAFITGISGAFFKQFALTVATATIISALVSLTLSPALAGILLKSRADVRRPPALFRVLLLPFSAIGQGFNWIFSRTEHLYGRLTLRLVRGSLFVLVLYGGLVALTVTEFKNTPTGFIPEQDQGYLIAVTQLPPGASLSRTDEVMRQAAEIFAKTPGVANVVSIVGLDGSTFTTSSSAGVIFLPLLPFEERVARGLDAGTILQNAQMAVMEIQDALSFVIAPPPVRGIGNSGGWKLYLQDLNGRGLEVLEEAAGVITAQANQDPSLTRTFTFFNTRTPRIYADIDRTRAEMLQVPIDDLIDTLEIYLGSSYVNDFNFLGRTYRVIAQAEGQHRKESSDVLALRTRSADGSMVPLGTVASLRDTTGPVRLPRYNLYPAIDIQGSAAPGISTGEAIGAVEALMAESLPDGIGFEWTELALQEKLAGNTALIMFGMAVVFVFLLLSALYESWLLPLAVILIVPMCLLAAVVGVNIRGLDNNLLVQIGFVVLIGLAAKNAILIVEFAKQAEENGLTRREAAVEAAQRRLRPILMTSFAFILGVVPLLIASGAGAEMRQSLGTAVFSGMLGVTFFGLIFTPVFYVTARWIGSRLRSREEITTPV